GTATTCGCGCCGGTTGACCGGGCTTTTCGCACGGCCCCAGACGTTCTGGCCCATGCGCCGGTCGATCTTGTATTTCGCGGAAACGCGCTTGCTCATCGCGGTCTCTCCTCATCGCTCATGCCAGAGAGACGCGCCCTCCTGTTCCCCTTCGGGGACGACAGGCGCCTCGGTCAAGGCTCAACCGCGGCGCCACGGGTGCGTCGAATGCCGAGGCGGGCCGCTGGATGAATTTCCGGCCCGCCCTAGCGGCCCTGTCCCTACACGCTCTTGGGCCTCGGTGTCAATCTTTGGCCGGCGCCGGCGCGATTTCCCTAAGGCCGTAGGTGGCGAGCGCCGCGCGTAAAGCGGCGGACACCCTTTCCGGCGCGGTGAACAGCGCCAGGTCCGGCCCCGGGCCGGCGGCAGGCGCTGCGTCCGCCGGCCACAGCTCGGCGGCACGCCGGGCGATAGCGTCGGCCGGGTTCAGCCACGCGACCGGCCAGGGTGCCGCGGCCTGCAATTCGTCCATGAGCAGCGGGTAATGGGTGCAGGCGAGAACGACCGTATCGGTGCGCTTGCCCTGCTCTTCGACGAAGGCGGGCGCGATCTCGGCGCTGAGCACTGCCCTGTCGACGGGCGCGCCGGCAAGCTTCGCCTCGGCAAGGGCGGCAAGCCTCTCCGCGCCGACCAGGGTGACGCGGCATTGGTAAGCGTATTTGCCGATCAGCCCCCTGGTATAGTCGCGTTCGACCGTGGCCGGCGTCGCCAGCACCGAGACGAGCCCTGTCGTGGTGCGCTCGGCCGCCGGCTTGATCGCCGGCACGGTGCCGACAAAGGGCACGACGAACCGCGCCCTCAGGCGCGCCAGCACCAGGGTCGAGGCGGTGTTGCAGGCAATCACGCAAAGTCGCGGCGAAAACCGCCCGATCAGCCCCTCGAACAGCTCCACGACATGCCCGGTGAGCGCCGCTTCCTCCCAGGCGCCATAGGGAAAACCGGCATTGTCGGCGACATAGACGAGGCTTGCGCCGGGGATGGCGCGGCGGATCTCGGCGAGCACCGTCAGCCCGCCGACGCCGGAATCGAAGATCAGCAAGGGATTGCCGCCGCCCGCCGGCATCATGGCCTCCCGCCCTTGCCCGGCCCGCCCTTCTCGCCGGCGAGCGCCTTGATGACGCCGCGCAGGCTGCGCACCTCCTGCGCGCTGAGCCGGGCGCGGTGCAGCATGGCGCGCAAATTGCGCACCATGGCGGGCCGCTTTTCCGGCGGGTGCAGGAAGCCGGCCTTATCGAGCGCCCGCTCCAGATGCTCGAAAAGCGCGATGAGGTCGGCGCGGCTTGCCGGCGGCTGCTTGCGGGAAAAGCTGTCTAGGTCGATGTCGGCCAGGCCCGCCGCCTTGAACCATTCATAGCCGATGAGAAGCACCGCCTGGGCGAGGTTGAAGGAGGCAAAGCCCGGATGGGCGGGAAAGGTCACGAACTCGTCGGCAAGCGAGACCTCGTCGTTCTCGAGCCCCCAGCGCTCGCGGCCGAACAGGATGCCGACCGTCTGCCCGGCGGCCGTCCGCGCCACCGTCGCCCGGGCGGCGGCTTCCGCCGTCACCACCGGCTTGGCCAGGTCGCGCGGCCTCGCGGTGGTGGCGAAGACGAAATTCAGATCGGCGATCGCCTCGGCCAGCGTCGGCAGGACGCGCGCCGCGTCGATGACGAAATCGGCGCCGGAGGCCGCCTTGCGCGCCGCCTTGTTCGGCCATCCGTCGCGCGGATTGACGAGGCGCAGGTCGGCAAGGCCGAAATTGGCCATGGCGCGCGCCGCCGTGCCGATATTCTCGCCGAGCTGCGGGCAGACCAGCACGATCGCGGGGCCCGTCGGCTCTGCCTTGCGCGTGTGGTCGGTTCCGGCCATGGCCTGCCTGTTATCTCGTCGCCCGCGCGCCCCGCCAAGCCGCTGGCCTGCCTTGCGCGATTTGCCTCACTTTGCAGCGCAGCATCGCGATGCTATAGGGGGCGCGCGCTCGTTCGGCGCGCCTTCCTTAAGACAATCACGGACGAGGTCAACCGATGGCGAAGATCAAGGTCGACAACCCGGTCGTCGAGCTCGACGGCGACGAGATGACCCGGATCATCTGGCACTATATCAGGGACAAGCTGATTCACCCCTATCTCGACATCGACCTGAAATACTACGACCTCGGCATCGAGCGCCGCGACGAGACCGAGGATCAGGTGACGGTCGACGCCGCCAATGCCATCAAGCAATACGGCGTCGGCGTCAAGTGCGCGACCATCACGCCAGACGAGGCCAGGGTCGAGGAGTTCGGCCTCAAGCGCATGTACCGCTCCCCGAACGGCACGATCCGCAACATCCTGGGCGGCGTCATCTTCCGCGAGCCGATCATCTGCAAGAACGTGCCGCGGCTGGTGCCCGGCTGGACGAAGCCCATCGTTATCGGCCGTCACGCCTTCGGCGACCAGTACCGCGCCACCGACTTCATCTTTCCCGGCAAGGGCAAGCTGACCATCAAGTTCACCGGGGCGGACGGCAAGGAGATCGAGCGCGAGGTGTTCGACGCGCCGGGCGCCGGCGTGGTGATGGCGATGTACAATCTCGACGATTCGATCCGCGATTTCGCCCGCGCCACCTTCAATTACGGCCTCGACCGGGGCCTGCCGGTCTACCTATCGACCAAGAACACCATCCTCAAGGTCTATGACGGGCGCTTCAAGGACATCTTCCAGGAGGTCTTCGACGCCGAGTTCAAGGAGGCCTTCGACAATAGGCAGCTCACCTACGAGCACCGGCTGATCGACGACATGGTGGCCGCCGCCATGAAATGGTCGGGCGGCTATCTGTGGGCGTGCAAGAACTATGACGGCGACGTGCAGTCGGACACGATCGCCCAGGGCTTCGGCTCGCTCGGCCTGATGACCTCAGTTCTGATGACGCCGGACGGCAAGACCGTCGAGGCGGAGGCCGCCCACGGCACCGTGACGCGCCACTACCGCGCCCACCAGAGGGGCGAGGAGACCTCGACCAACTCCACCGCCTCGATCTTCGCCTGGACCCGGGGGCTTGCCCACCGCGCCAAGCTCGACCGCAACGCTCAGCTCGCCAAGTTCGCTTCGACGCTGGAAAAGGTCACCGTGGCGACGATCGAATCCGGCAAGATGACCAAGGATCTGGCGCTGTTGATCGGGCCGGAACAGAAATGGCTGACGACCACCGGCTTCCTCGACGCCATTGA
This portion of the Hyphomicrobiales bacterium genome encodes:
- the murI gene encoding glutamate racemase; its protein translation is MMPAGGGNPLLIFDSGVGGLTVLAEIRRAIPGASLVYVADNAGFPYGAWEEAALTGHVVELFEGLIGRFSPRLCVIACNTASTLVLARLRARFVVPFVGTVPAIKPAAERTTTGLVSVLATPATVERDYTRGLIGKYAYQCRVTLVGAERLAALAEAKLAGAPVDRAVLSAEIAPAFVEEQGKRTDTVVLACTHYPLLMDELQAAAPWPVAWLNPADAIARRAAELWPADAAPAAGPGPDLALFTAPERVSAALRAALATYGLREIAPAPAKD
- a CDS encoding RNA methyltransferase — encoded protein: MAGTDHTRKAEPTGPAIVLVCPQLGENIGTAARAMANFGLADLRLVNPRDGWPNKAARKAASGADFVIDAARVLPTLAEAIADLNFVFATTARPRDLAKPVVTAEAAARATVARTAAGQTVGILFGRERWGLENDEVSLADEFVTFPAHPGFASFNLAQAVLLIGYEWFKAAGLADIDLDSFSRKQPPASRADLIALFEHLERALDKAGFLHPPEKRPAMVRNLRAMLHRARLSAQEVRSLRGVIKALAGEKGGPGKGGRP
- a CDS encoding NADP-dependent isocitrate dehydrogenase → MAKIKVDNPVVELDGDEMTRIIWHYIRDKLIHPYLDIDLKYYDLGIERRDETEDQVTVDAANAIKQYGVGVKCATITPDEARVEEFGLKRMYRSPNGTIRNILGGVIFREPIICKNVPRLVPGWTKPIVIGRHAFGDQYRATDFIFPGKGKLTIKFTGADGKEIEREVFDAPGAGVVMAMYNLDDSIRDFARATFNYGLDRGLPVYLSTKNTILKVYDGRFKDIFQEVFDAEFKEAFDNRQLTYEHRLIDDMVAAAMKWSGGYLWACKNYDGDVQSDTIAQGFGSLGLMTSVLMTPDGKTVEAEAAHGTVTRHYRAHQRGEETSTNSTASIFAWTRGLAHRAKLDRNAQLAKFASTLEKVTVATIESGKMTKDLALLIGPEQKWLTTTGFLDAIDENLQKAMA